The Callithrix jacchus isolate 240 chromosome 20, calJac240_pri, whole genome shotgun sequence genome has a window encoding:
- the SHCBP1 gene encoding SHC SH2 domain-binding protein 1, with amino-acid sequence MADGSLTGGGLEAAAMAPERTGRAAEQEPASPEKGLFQDEDSCSDCSYHDKPGSSLQSFMPEGKTLFPEIFQTNQLLFYERFRAYQDYILADCKASEVKEFTADFLEKVLERCGWRAVWHTNVFKVLVEVTDVDFAALKAVVRLAEPYLCDSQASTFTMECVKELLDLKEHRLPLQELLVVFDDSGVFDQTALAIEHVRFFYQNIWRSWDEEEEDEYDYFIRCVEPRLRLHYDILEDRVPSGLIVDYRNLLSQCEESYRKFLNLRSSLSNCNSDSEQENISMVEGLKLYSEMEQLKQKLKLIENPLLRYVFGYQKNSNIQAKGARPSGQKITHVVSSIMIAGLLRSLLMDRLCQEPGEEEREIQFHSDPLSAINACFEGDTVIVCPGHYVVHGTFSIADSIELEGYGLPDDIVIEERGKGDTFVDCTGADIKISGIKFVQHNAVEGILIVHRGKTTLENCVLQCETTGVTVRTSAEFLMKNSDLYGAKGAGIEIYPGSQCTLTDNGIHHCKEGILIKDFLDEHYDIPKISMVNNIIHNNEGYGVVLVKPTIFSDLQENADDGTEEDKALKIQTSGEPDVAERVDLEELIQCATGKMELYARTDPSEQVEGNCEIVNELLAASTQKGQMKKKRLSELGITQADDNLMSQEMFVGIVGNQFKWNGKGSFGTFLF; translated from the exons ATGGCTGACGGGTCGCTGACGGGCGGCGGTCTGGAGGCGGCGGCCATGGCTCCAGAGCGCACGGGCCGGGCGGCCGAGCAGGAGCCGGCGTCTCCGGAGAAAG gtttgttCCAAGATGAAGATTCATGCAGTGATTGTAGCTACCATGATAAACCAGGTTCTAGTTTACAAAGTTTTATGCCAGAAGGAAAAACGCTTTTCCCAGAAATTTTCCAAACAAATCAACTTTTGTTCTATGAGCGATTCAGAGCCTATCAAGATTACATTTTAG ctGACTGCAAGGCCTCTGAGGTAAAGGAATTCACAGCTGATTTCTTGGAGAAGGTCCTTGAGAGATGTGGATGGCGGGCAGTCTGGCATACTAATGTGTTTAAGGTGCTGGTTGAG GTCACAGATGTGGACTTTGCAGCCTTGAAGGCAGTGGTGAGGCTTGCTGAACCATACCTCTGTGACTCTCAAGCGAGCACTTTTACCATGGAGTGTGTGAAGGAACTCCTGGATCTGAAGGAACATCGGCTGCCCCTGCAGGAGCTGTTGGTAGTATTTGATGATTCAGGAGTGTTTGACCAGACAGCCCTTGCAATTGAGCATGTCAG ATTTTTCTACCAAAACATTTGGAGGAGTTGGGATGAAGAAGAGGAGGATGAATATgattattttatcagatgtgttGAACCTCGATTAAGATT GCATTATGACATTCTCGAAGACCGAGTTCCATCAGGACTTATTGTTGACTACCGAAATCTGTTGTCTCAATGTGAGGAGAGTTACAGGAAATTTTTGAATCTGAGAAGCAGTTTGTCAAATTGTAATTCTGATTCTGAGCAGGAAAATATCTCCATGGTGGAAGGGTTAAAATTGTATTCGGAGATGGAACAGTTGAAACAAAAGCTGAAACTCATTGAGAATCCTTTATTGAG gtATGTGTTTGGATATCAGAAGAATTCTAATATCCAAGCAAAGGGTGCCCGTCCCAGTGGTCAGAAGATCACTCATGTGGTCTCCTCCATCATGATAGCTGGTCTCCTGCGGTCCCTGCTCATGGACAGGCTTTGCCAGGAGCCtggtgaggaagaaagagaaattcag TTCCATAGTGATCCACTGTCTGCTATAAATGCCTGCTTTGAAGGTGACACTGTTATTGTTTGTCCTGGCCATTATGTGGTACATGGCACTTTCTCCATTGCTGACTCCATTGAGTTGGAAG gaTATGGGCTACCAGATGACATTGTGATAGAAGAGAGGGGCAAAGGTGACACTTTTGTGGACTGCACGGGTGCTGATATTAAAATCTCAGGCATAAAATTTGTTCAGCACAATGCGGTAGAGGGGATCTTAA TTGTTCACCGTGGAAAGACTACGCTGGAAAACTGTGTGCTGCAGTGTGAGACAACCGGAGTCACAGTGCGGACATCAGCAGAGTTTCTGATGAAGAACTCGGATTTATATGGTGCCAAG GGTGCTGGTATAGAAATCTACCCTGGAAGTCAGTGCACCCTGACTGACAATGGGATCCATCATTGCAAGGAAGGAATCCTTATTAAG GACTTCTTAGATGAACATTATGACATTCCCAAAATATCCATGGTGaataatataatacataacaATGAAGGTTATGGTGTTGTCTTGGTGAAACCTACAATCTTCTCTGACCTGCAAGAAAATGCTGACGATGGAACAGAAG AAGACAAAGCACTTAAAATTCAGACAAGTGGAGAGCCAGATGTGGCTGAAAGAGTGGATCTAGAAGAGCTGATTCAGTGTGCAACTGGTAAAATGGAGCTTTATGCAAGAACTGACCCTTCTGAGCAAGTTGAGGGAAATTGTGAAATTGTAAATGAACTACTTGCTGCC